The Mycoplasma sp. 1654_15 genome contains a region encoding:
- the rpsC gene encoding 30S ribosomal protein S3, translated as MGQKVNPNGFRYGVTKEHNAIWYADKKEFASNLLEDVKIHRFFEKLTREYLIGNTKIRRDQDNKVTVVVYTAKLGAFLGQAGSNLKKIIEDVKKFVKNKKLVLNIDAVEIEKPDLDAKLLAEAIAIKLENRGSYRMAQKYAIRMAQKAGAKGIKTKVSGRLNGVDMARSEGYSEGEMKLHTLRQDVSYATATARTTYGALGVKVWVSLGEVFAKQNQAQEQELTETKAPKRTTRSKKESAKE; from the coding sequence ATGGGACAAAAGGTCAATCCAAATGGATTTAGATACGGAGTTACTAAAGAACATAACGCTATTTGATATGCAGATAAAAAAGAGTTTGCATCAAATTTATTAGAAGATGTTAAAATTCACCGTTTTTTCGAAAAACTAACAAGAGAATATTTAATTGGTAATACAAAAATTCGTCGTGATCAAGACAATAAAGTAACAGTTGTTGTTTACACAGCAAAACTTGGAGCATTTTTAGGACAAGCAGGAAGTAATCTTAAAAAAATAATTGAAGATGTTAAAAAGTTTGTTAAAAATAAAAAACTTGTTTTAAATATAGACGCAGTAGAAATTGAAAAACCAGATTTAGATGCTAAATTATTAGCTGAAGCAATTGCTATTAAATTAGAAAACCGTGGATCATACCGTATGGCTCAAAAATATGCTATTAGAATGGCACAAAAAGCTGGAGCTAAAGGTATTAAAACCAAAGTAAGTGGACGTTTAAATGGTGTTGATATGGCTAGATCAGAAGGATACTCTGAAGGTGAAATGAAATTACATACACTAAGACAAGATGTAAGTTATGCAACAGCAACAGCTAGAACAACTTATGGAGCTCTTGGAGTTAAAGTTTGAGTTTCACTCGGTGAAGTATTTGCAAAGCAAAATCAAGCACAAGAGCAAGAACTAACTGAAACAAAAGCACCAAAAAGAACTACAAGATCTAAAAAAGAAAGCGCAAAGGAATAA
- the rplP gene encoding 50S ribosomal protein L16 has product MLQPKKTKHRKTFRVKHDKRAAFRGKEVSFEEFGLQATTSEWVSARQIESARIAITRRMGREGQVNIRIFPHLSLTKKPIGVRMGSGKGSAEKWVAVVKENTVMFEVGGVKEEIARDALRLGGHKLPVKWRIITKEN; this is encoded by the coding sequence ATGTTACAACCTAAAAAAACAAAACACCGTAAAACATTTAGAGTAAAACATGACAAACGTGCTGCTTTTAGAGGAAAAGAAGTTTCATTTGAAGAATTTGGTCTACAAGCTACAACATCTGAATGAGTTAGTGCAAGACAAATAGAGTCAGCCAGAATTGCGATTACAAGAAGAATGGGTCGTGAAGGTCAAGTTAACATTAGAATCTTTCCTCATCTTTCTCTTACTAAAAAACCAATCGGGGTAAGAATGGGATCTGGAAAAGGTTCAGCTGAAAAATGAGTAGCAGTTGTTAAAGAAAACACAGTAATGTTTGAAGTAGGTGGAGTAAAAGAAGAAATAGCTCGTGATGCACTTCGTTTAGGTGGACACAAACTACCAGTAAAATGAAGAATAATAACCAAGGAAAATTAA
- the rpmC gene encoding 50S ribosomal protein L29 gives MEFKDLKKKNSEELNKLLNEYKSELFTLRFRNKTQQLDHTHKIKQVRKDIARILTAIRQSELEQEKGRK, from the coding sequence ATGGAATTTAAAGATTTAAAGAAAAAAAATTCTGAAGAATTAAACAAATTATTAAATGAATATAAATCAGAACTATTTACTCTTCGTTTTAGAAACAAAACTCAACAACTAGATCATACTCACAAAATCAAACAAGTAAGAAAAGATATAGCAAGAATTTTAACAGCAATTAGACAATCAGAATTAGAACAAGAAAAAGGTAGAAAATAA
- the rpsQ gene encoding 30S ribosomal protein S17: protein MSHFNHKSHKDASQKRQNTRKSLTGVVVSDKNEKTIIVAVETYVKHRLYQKRFKKVKKFATHDEEQKAKVGDVVRIAETRPYSKTKSFRLVSIASSKGEK from the coding sequence ATGTCTCATTTTAATCACAAATCACATAAAGATGCAAGTCAAAAAAGACAAAATACACGTAAAAGTTTAACCGGAGTTGTAGTTTCTGATAAAAATGAAAAAACAATAATTGTTGCTGTTGAAACTTATGTAAAACACCGTTTATATCAAAAAAGATTCAAAAAAGTTAAAAAATTCGCAACTCATGATGAAGAACAAAAAGCTAAAGTTGGAGATGTAGTTAGAATCGCTGAAACTCGTCCATATTCAAAAACCAAATCTTTTAGACTAGTAAGTATTGCATCTTCTAAAGGAGAAAAATAA
- the rplN gene encoding 50S ribosomal protein L14: MLQEQSRLQVADNSGAKEVGLIRNLGGSVKKNSNIGDVIVCSVKKAIPGGIVKEGQVVKAVIVRSVYGINRKNGSRIRFDDNAVVIIKEDGTPRGTRVFGPIAREIRDNQKFAKIVSLAPEVL, from the coding sequence ATGTTACAAGAACAATCAAGATTACAAGTAGCTGATAATTCAGGTGCAAAAGAAGTTGGATTAATCAGAAATTTAGGTGGTTCAGTTAAGAAAAATTCTAATATTGGTGATGTAATTGTCTGCTCAGTAAAAAAAGCAATTCCAGGTGGAATTGTTAAAGAAGGACAAGTAGTTAAAGCTGTTATTGTTCGTTCTGTATACGGAATTAATAGAAAAAACGGATCACGTATTAGATTTGACGACAATGCTGTTGTTATCATCAAAGAAGATGGAACACCAAGAGGAACAAGGGTATTTGGTCCAATTGCTAGAGAAATAAGAGATAATCAAAAATTTGCCAAAATCGTTTCATTAGCACCAGAAGTTTTATAA
- the rplX gene encoding 50S ribosomal protein L24: MKIRKNDEVVIISGDEKGKSGKVLSVNSKKQTVTVKDINKITKHKKPNQQNTEGSISIYEGPIHVSKVAIVTKKASKDKPAEFSKIGYIFKDNKKLRIAKTTKKVI, from the coding sequence ATGAAAATTAGAAAAAATGACGAAGTAGTTATTATCTCAGGTGATGAAAAAGGGAAATCAGGTAAAGTATTATCTGTAAATTCTAAAAAACAAACAGTTACTGTCAAAGACATTAATAAAATCACAAAACACAAAAAACCTAACCAACAAAACACTGAAGGTTCAATTTCAATTTATGAAGGACCAATTCACGTTTCAAAAGTAGCGATTGTAACAAAAAAAGCATCTAAAGACAAACCAGCTGAATTTTCAAAAATCGGATACATTTTTAAAGACAATAAAAAACTTCGTATAGCAAAAACTACAAAGAAGGTAATCTAA
- the rplE gene encoding 50S ribosomal protein L5: MNALAQHYNSKVKTALKQKFNYSSDMEIPKIEKIVLNMTAGKEVTNSKAIEEVMNEMSLISAQKPYQTVAKKSLASWKLRQGMPMGAKVTLRRDNMWDFLAKLINVSIPRIRDFRGVNPKAFDGRGNFSLGVKEMIIFPEISFDKIRKLKGLDVIIVTTAKTDKEARALLELLGIPFAKKA, translated from the coding sequence ATGAACGCTTTAGCACAACACTATAATTCAAAAGTAAAAACTGCTTTAAAACAAAAGTTTAACTACTCTTCTGATATGGAAATTCCAAAAATAGAAAAAATAGTTTTAAACATGACAGCAGGAAAAGAAGTTACTAACTCAAAAGCTATCGAAGAAGTAATGAACGAAATGTCTTTAATTTCAGCGCAAAAACCTTACCAAACCGTTGCAAAAAAATCTTTAGCTTCTTGAAAATTACGTCAAGGAATGCCAATGGGAGCAAAAGTAACACTAAGAAGAGACAATATGTGAGACTTTTTAGCTAAACTAATCAATGTTTCAATTCCAAGAATTAGAGACTTTAGAGGAGTAAATCCAAAAGCATTTGACGGTAGAGGTAATTTTTCTTTAGGAGTTAAAGAAATGATTATCTTCCCAGAAATTAGTTTTGATAAAATTCGTAAATTAAAAGGTTTAGACGTAATTATCGTAACTACAGCTAAAACAGATAAAGAAGCTCGGGCATTATTAGAACTCTTAGGAATACCATTTGCTAAGAAAGCATAA
- a CDS encoding type Z 30S ribosomal protein S14: MAKKSLKVKAEKHPKFKVRAYTRCQLCGRPRAVLRKFKICRICFRELAHKGQIPGIKKASW; the protein is encoded by the coding sequence ATGGCAAAAAAATCATTAAAAGTAAAAGCAGAAAAACATCCGAAATTTAAAGTACGTGCTTATACAAGATGTCAATTATGTGGACGTCCTCGTGCTGTACTACGTAAATTTAAAATATGCAGAATTTGCTTCCGTGAATTAGCTCACAAAGGACAAATACCAGGTATTAAGAAAGCGAGTTGATAA
- the rpsH gene encoding 30S ribosomal protein S8, with amino-acid sequence MIITDPIADMITRIKNAFTRKHKNVIIPHSKKKERILQIFLDEGYIKGFTVSGEVKKEINVELKYKGNTSSIVGIKRVSKPSLRVYSSASDLPKIVSGYGTVIVSTSKGLLTDKQARKENVGGEIIAYIW; translated from the coding sequence ATGATAATAACAGATCCAATAGCAGATATGATAACCAGAATCAAAAATGCTTTTACACGTAAACACAAAAACGTTATTATTCCTCATTCAAAGAAAAAAGAAAGAATTTTACAAATCTTTTTAGATGAAGGATATATAAAAGGATTTACTGTATCTGGAGAAGTAAAAAAAGAAATTAATGTAGAGCTTAAATACAAAGGAAATACAAGTTCAATTGTAGGAATAAAAAGAGTTTCTAAACCATCTTTAAGAGTTTATTCTTCAGCTTCTGATTTACCAAAAATTGTTTCAGGTTATGGAACCGTAATAGTTTCTACATCTAAAGGATTATTAACTGATAAACAAGCAAGAAAGGAAAATGTAGGTGGTGAAATCATTGCTTACATTTGATAA
- the rplF gene encoding 50S ribosomal protein L6 — MSRVGNRVLQIPAGVEVNIQNSLVTIKGKLGTLSREFSNFISIEKTESTLLTKRSSEEKSIKQLHGTTNSLLQGMLTGVSQGFVKELEIKGVGYRATLKDKVLELALGYSHPVLVEIPQDLTLEVPKPTVVIIKGIDKQRVGELAAQIRKKRKPNPYSGKGVAYKDEVIRRKEGKKASK; from the coding sequence ATGTCTCGTGTCGGAAATCGTGTTTTACAAATACCAGCTGGTGTTGAAGTAAATATTCAAAATTCTTTAGTAACAATAAAAGGTAAATTAGGAACATTATCAAGAGAGTTTTCAAACTTTATTAGTATTGAAAAAACAGAATCTACATTATTAACTAAAAGATCATCTGAAGAAAAAAGTATTAAACAATTACACGGAACAACAAATTCATTATTACAAGGGATGTTAACTGGAGTTTCTCAAGGATTTGTAAAAGAGCTAGAAATCAAAGGTGTTGGTTATAGAGCAACATTAAAAGATAAAGTTTTAGAATTAGCACTTGGTTATTCACATCCTGTTTTAGTAGAAATACCTCAAGATCTAACCTTAGAAGTACCAAAACCTACTGTTGTAATTATTAAAGGAATTGATAAACAAAGAGTTGGTGAATTAGCTGCTCAAATAAGAAAGAAAAGAAAACCAAATCCATATTCTGGAAAAGGTGTAGCTTACAAAGATGAAGTTATTAGAAGAAAAGAAGGGAAAAAAGCTTCTAAATAA
- the rplR gene encoding 50S ribosomal protein L18: protein MAKQTRNQARIVKHKRILNKLTSNLSTNQKLRIGVYKSLNHFYAYVFDPVSAKTLTSATTLKKEAKTKGGNIQAAQALAPVFAAKLKELKLDQNDFIFDRSGYLYHGRVKAFAETLRQQGIKF from the coding sequence ATGGCAAAACAAACAAGAAATCAAGCTAGAATTGTTAAACATAAAAGAATTTTAAACAAACTAACTTCTAATTTATCTACAAATCAAAAACTAAGAATTGGTGTTTATAAATCATTAAATCACTTTTACGCATACGTTTTTGATCCTGTATCTGCAAAAACTTTAACTTCAGCAACTACACTTAAAAAAGAAGCAAAAACAAAAGGTGGAAACATTCAAGCAGCTCAAGCTCTTGCACCAGTATTTGCTGCAAAATTAAAAGAACTAAAACTAGATCAAAACGATTTTATCTTTGATCGTTCAGGTTATTTATATCACGGTAGAGTAAAAGCTTTTGCTGAAACTTTAAGACAACAAGGAATTAAGTTTTAA
- the rpsE gene encoding 30S ribosomal protein S5, with protein MENQKIEKQVQETQNKMKSTQTVQATKESTDKKQVSDKATASKNEAKTFKRKPGFVKKDKNQFQSEFEEKIIDISRVTTVVKGGRRFSFAAYAVVGNKKGKVGYGHGKANEVQDAIKKAVKDAQNRLITVPIVNKSTIPHEISEKFLASKVLLKPAPKGKGIIASNTVRAVVELAGYTDIYTKTHGSRTKINTVHATMKALQKLRTVEDIAWARDIEVEKLTQN; from the coding sequence ATGGAAAATCAAAAAATCGAAAAACAAGTACAAGAAACACAAAACAAAATGAAATCCACTCAAACAGTTCAAGCAACTAAAGAATCTACTGATAAAAAACAAGTTTCAGATAAAGCAACTGCTTCAAAAAATGAAGCAAAAACCTTTAAAAGAAAACCTGGATTTGTAAAAAAAGATAAAAATCAATTCCAATCAGAATTTGAAGAAAAAATTATCGACATATCTCGTGTTACAACAGTTGTAAAAGGTGGACGTCGTTTTTCATTTGCAGCTTATGCAGTAGTTGGAAACAAAAAAGGTAAAGTAGGATACGGACACGGAAAAGCAAATGAAGTACAAGATGCGATTAAAAAAGCAGTTAAAGACGCACAAAATCGTTTAATTACTGTACCAATTGTTAACAAATCAACAATCCCTCATGAAATTTCAGAAAAATTCTTAGCTTCTAAAGTATTACTAAAACCTGCTCCAAAAGGAAAAGGAATCATTGCTTCTAATACAGTTCGTGCTGTTGTAGAATTAGCTGGTTATACAGATATTTATACAAAAACTCACGGATCTAGAACTAAAATCAACACTGTGCATGCAACAATGAAAGCTTTACAAAAATTACGTACAGTAGAAGATATTGCTTGAGCTAGAGATATTGAAGTTGAAAAATTAACTCAAAATTAA
- the rplO gene encoding 50S ribosomal protein L15, whose protein sequence is MSKIQLHNLKPTENSRPDKHRKGRGHAAGKGKQAGKGQSGQRKRGKVRLGFEGGQNPWYRRVPKIGFKNVNSITFQTISLSDLEKTYKNNETVTLESLFKNKLVRRKYLPIKLLANGKLSKKLTIEVNAASVKAQELVKAAGGSIEVK, encoded by the coding sequence ATGTCAAAAATACAATTACATAATTTAAAACCAACTGAAAATTCTCGTCCAGATAAGCACCGTAAAGGTAGAGGGCATGCAGCAGGAAAAGGAAAACAAGCTGGTAAAGGACAATCCGGACAAAGAAAAAGAGGAAAAGTTCGTTTAGGATTTGAAGGTGGACAAAACCCTTGATACAGAAGGGTACCAAAAATTGGATTTAAAAATGTAAATTCAATTACTTTCCAAACAATTTCTTTATCAGATTTAGAAAAAACATACAAAAATAATGAAACTGTAACTTTAGAGTCATTATTTAAAAACAAATTAGTTAGAAGAAAATATTTACCAATTAAATTATTAGCAAATGGTAAATTATCTAAAAAATTAACAATCGAAGTAAACGCAGCTAGTGTTAAAGCACAAGAATTAGTAAAAGCTGCTGGAGGATCAATAGAGGTTAAATAG
- the secY gene encoding preprotein translocase subunit SecY, which yields MFKFLTKILGKVFDYSANKYINFKHSFLVLWREKILVKKILFTLLMLSIFVVAGTITIPGLRLVNQNAIDRNSFLGIINIVGGGGLLNFSIVALGIGPFITASLIMLIAQTKLVPPIHRLSQSGPHGRQKINIITRLLTFLIAAIQAVVLVRTVIGNQALRFVVLEDNSGFYQYFIIPFILVAGSLFALFLGEQITNKGVGNGTSLIIFSGIAVRLPNQFKVAFEYFVDSSNSSSIINDIVLYFSYLLGFFVLILIVAFVYLAERKIPIQQTGSGMSKNIKEISTLPLKLNPAGIMPNIFSLIVVSLPSLFTGFLDPNTSATRHWIQTHMQVNQPIGLTIFIVVNIIFSIVMGLQQSRVDKIAEDFAKNSTFIPGIRPGEQTEDYLIGVVFRLSIFSAFYLTILGVIQPVEQMLGMPQQITFGGTSVIILVTTALETMSQIKARYDAEKIIVKRKRIDKAMNSTNKSVKKQANNKDLLW from the coding sequence GTGTTTAAATTTTTAACAAAGATTTTAGGAAAAGTTTTTGACTACAGTGCAAATAAATACATCAATTTTAAGCATTCTTTTTTAGTCTTATGACGAGAAAAGATATTAGTAAAAAAGATTTTATTTACACTTTTAATGCTTTCAATTTTCGTTGTAGCAGGAACAATAACTATTCCAGGACTAAGACTTGTTAATCAAAATGCTATTGATCGAAATTCATTTTTAGGAATTATAAATATTGTAGGTGGTGGTGGTTTATTAAACTTTTCCATTGTTGCCTTAGGAATCGGACCATTTATTACTGCGTCTTTAATAATGTTAATTGCCCAAACTAAGTTAGTACCGCCAATTCACCGACTTAGTCAGTCAGGACCACATGGTAGACAAAAAATTAATATTATTACAAGATTACTTACTTTTTTAATTGCTGCCATTCAAGCTGTTGTTTTAGTAAGAACTGTAATAGGAAATCAAGCATTACGTTTTGTTGTACTTGAAGATAATTCTGGTTTTTATCAATATTTTATAATTCCTTTTATATTAGTTGCAGGTAGTTTGTTTGCTTTATTTTTAGGTGAACAAATTACAAATAAAGGTGTTGGTAATGGAACATCTTTAATTATTTTTTCAGGTATTGCAGTTAGATTACCAAATCAATTTAAAGTTGCTTTTGAATACTTTGTAGATTCTTCAAATTCAAGCTCAATTATCAATGATATAGTTTTATACTTTTCATACTTATTAGGTTTTTTTGTCTTGATTTTAATAGTAGCTTTTGTTTATTTAGCTGAAAGAAAAATTCCAATTCAACAAACCGGATCTGGGATGTCAAAAAATATTAAAGAAATTTCTACACTTCCTTTAAAACTAAATCCAGCTGGGATTATGCCTAATATTTTTTCATTAATAGTAGTTTCATTACCTTCTTTATTTACAGGTTTTTTAGATCCAAATACTTCAGCTACTAGACACTGAATTCAAACACATATGCAAGTAAATCAACCTATTGGTTTAACTATTTTCATTGTTGTAAACATAATTTTTTCAATAGTAATGGGTTTACAACAATCTAGAGTTGATAAAATAGCAGAAGATTTTGCTAAAAATTCTACATTTATTCCTGGAATTAGACCAGGAGAACAAACAGAAGATTATTTAATCGGAGTTGTTTTTAGATTATCAATTTTTAGTGCATTTTATTTAACAATTTTAGGTGTTATTCAACCTGTTGAACAAATGCTAGGAATGCCACAACAAATTACTTTTGGTGGGACATCAGTCATAATCTTAGTAACCACAGCACTTGAGACTATGAGTCAAATAAAAGCTCGTTATGATGCTGAAAAAATTATTGTTAAGAGAAAAAGAATTGATAAAGCAATGAATTCAACTAATAAATCCGTAAAAAAACAAGCAAATAATAAAGACTTACTATGATAA
- a CDS encoding adenylate kinase family protein, with translation MIKNTQSNPKSLKLIFLGSPGSGKGTLAAQLVKDLKILHLSTGDLFRAKIKSDEEFALKMKQIIAQGLYVPDEITNEIVLDFLQKANLENGIILDGYPRTISQAEFLKENNFKIDAVVYLNASENVILERLSLRRYCPTCATTYHEKFKPAKDNKYCYKDGTIVQIRKDDEPEAIKKRIDVYKQQTAVLIQYYKDKNLLFEFSADQDLETLKNQVIKTLWKS, from the coding sequence ATGATAAAAAATACTCAATCTAATCCTAAATCGTTAAAATTAATCTTTCTAGGCTCACCAGGCTCTGGTAAAGGAACATTGGCTGCACAACTTGTTAAAGATTTAAAAATTTTACATCTTTCTACAGGTGATCTTTTTAGAGCAAAAATTAAATCTGATGAAGAATTTGCTTTAAAAATGAAGCAAATTATTGCTCAAGGTCTTTATGTACCAGATGAAATTACAAATGAGATTGTTCTCGATTTTTTACAAAAAGCTAACTTAGAAAACGGAATAATTTTAGATGGTTATCCAAGAACAATTTCACAAGCTGAGTTTTTAAAAGAAAATAATTTTAAAATCGATGCAGTAGTTTATTTAAATGCTTCAGAAAATGTTATTTTAGAACGTCTTTCACTTAGAAGATATTGCCCAACTTGTGCAACAACTTATCACGAAAAATTCAAACCAGCAAAAGATAATAAATATTGCTACAAAGATGGTACAATTGTTCAAATCAGAAAAGATGATGAACCTGAAGCAATCAAAAAAAGAATCGATGTTTACAAACAACAAACTGCAGTTTTAATTCAATATTACAAAGACAAAAACTTACTATTTGAATTTAGTGCAGATCAAGACTTAGAAACTTTAAAAAACCAAGTAATTAAAACTTTATGAAAATCATAA
- the map gene encoding type I methionyl aminopeptidase has product MKIIKTDQEIEILKKAGKLLAEVKQIIYDLVRPGVSLKELDAIAFKEITKRNAKPSFLNYQGFPATICASVNQKLIHGIPDEYIIKDSDVVSIDLGLIYEGFHSDTAFTKAVGQVSYNDKKIIQVAEDAFWAGFNAIKKDATTLDIANAIFKVIKQNNLYTPKEFSGHGIGTSLHEEPYIYNYPNKNDVVKLKDNMVICIEPMILQNSDKVKILKDGWSVIAASNKNAAHFEQMVLIKNNKGIILTGEIKK; this is encoded by the coding sequence ATGAAAATCATAAAAACAGATCAAGAAATAGAAATATTAAAAAAAGCAGGTAAACTCCTGGCAGAGGTAAAACAAATCATCTACGATCTCGTAAGACCAGGTGTTTCTTTAAAAGAATTAGATGCCATCGCTTTTAAAGAGATTACAAAACGAAATGCAAAACCTTCATTTTTAAACTACCAAGGCTTTCCAGCAACAATTTGTGCCAGTGTTAATCAAAAGTTAATTCACGGAATTCCTGATGAATATATAATCAAAGATTCAGACGTTGTTTCGATTGATTTAGGCTTGATTTATGAAGGATTTCACTCTGATACTGCTTTTACTAAAGCAGTAGGACAAGTTAGCTACAATGATAAAAAAATTATTCAAGTAGCAGAAGATGCATTTTGAGCAGGATTTAATGCAATAAAAAAAGATGCAACTACATTAGATATTGCAAATGCAATATTTAAAGTAATTAAACAAAATAATTTATACACACCTAAAGAATTTTCAGGTCATGGAATTGGAACTTCTTTACATGAAGAACCTTATATTTACAATTATCCAAACAAAAATGATGTTGTAAAACTAAAAGATAATATGGTAATTTGTATTGAACCTATGATTTTGCAAAATTCAGATAAAGTAAAAATTTTAAAAGATGGCTGATCTGTTATTGCAGCATCAAATAAAAACGCAGCTCA